A single genomic interval of Lacrimispora sphenoides JCM 1415 harbors:
- a CDS encoding nicotinate phosphoribosyltransferase: MSQRNLTLLTDLYELTMMQGYFKEKDANETVIFDVFYRSNPGGNGYAICAGLEQVIEYVNELHFDQEDVDYLRSTGLFEEDFLEYLHHFKFSGDIYAIPEGTVIFPREPLVKVIAPIMEAQLIETALLNIINHQSLIATKAARVVFAAAGDGVMEFGLRRAQGPDAGIYGARAAMIAGCIGTSNVLAGKMFHVPVRGTHAHSWIMSFPDELTAFRNYAKLYPTACILLVDTYDTLKSGVPNAIKVFKEMREAGIPFTTYGIRLDSGDLAYLSKKAKKMLDEAGFTDAVISASNDLDETLINSLKIQGATINSWGVGTNLITSKDSPSFGGVYKLAAIMDKKTGQFIPKIKLSENAEKITNPGNKAIKRIYSRETGKIIADLICLEGEIFKENHSLLLFDPIETWKKTHLAPNSYTIRDLLVQIFKDGKCIYETPAVMDIQSYCKKELDTLWDESRRLVNPHEVHVDLSNELWHMKNQLLESYHFRD; this comes from the coding sequence ATGAGCCAGCGCAATTTAACTTTATTAACAGACCTTTATGAATTGACCATGATGCAGGGATATTTTAAAGAGAAAGATGCCAACGAGACCGTTATATTCGATGTATTCTACCGCAGCAATCCGGGAGGCAACGGGTACGCGATCTGCGCAGGCTTGGAACAGGTCATTGAATATGTAAACGAGCTACATTTTGATCAGGAGGATGTGGATTATTTAAGATCCACCGGACTGTTTGAAGAAGATTTTCTGGAATATCTCCATCATTTTAAATTTTCCGGCGACATCTACGCCATTCCAGAGGGCACTGTCATATTCCCTCGCGAACCATTAGTTAAAGTCATTGCCCCCATTATGGAGGCCCAGCTGATTGAAACCGCTTTGCTTAACATCATTAACCACCAGAGCTTAATTGCCACAAAAGCGGCCCGTGTCGTATTCGCTGCCGCCGGAGACGGGGTCATGGAATTCGGACTGCGCCGCGCACAAGGTCCTGATGCCGGAATTTACGGTGCCAGAGCTGCCATGATCGCAGGCTGCATCGGTACCTCTAATGTACTTGCAGGAAAAATGTTTCACGTTCCGGTGAGAGGAACCCATGCCCACAGCTGGATCATGAGCTTTCCTGATGAACTGACCGCATTCCGCAACTATGCAAAGCTTTATCCTACTGCATGCATTCTTCTGGTGGACACCTATGATACGTTAAAATCCGGTGTTCCCAATGCCATCAAAGTATTTAAGGAAATGCGGGAAGCCGGAATTCCTTTTACTACCTATGGAATCCGTTTAGACAGCGGAGACTTGGCATACCTTTCCAAAAAGGCCAAGAAGATGCTTGATGAGGCCGGATTTACAGATGCAGTGATCTCCGCCTCCAATGACCTTGACGAGACTCTGATCAACAGCTTAAAGATCCAGGGAGCTACCATAAACTCCTGGGGTGTTGGAACCAATTTGATCACCTCCAAGGACAGCCCTTCCTTTGGCGGCGTGTACAAGCTGGCGGCGATTATGGATAAAAAGACCGGCCAGTTTATCCCCAAGATCAAGCTTTCCGAAAATGCGGAAAAGATCACCAATCCCGGAAACAAGGCCATCAAACGTATTTACAGCCGGGAGACCGGTAAGATCATTGCGGACTTAATCTGCCTGGAAGGGGAAATCTTTAAAGAAAACCACTCCCTGCTCCTCTTCGACCCCATTGAAACATGGAAGAAAACACACCTGGCTCCCAACAGCTATACCATCAGGGATCTTCTGGTCCAGATATTTAAAGACGGGAAATGCATTTATGAAACTCCTGCCGTTATGGACATCCAATCCTACTGTAAAAAGGAACTGGATACCCTTTGGGATGAATCCCGCCGTCTGGTAAATCCTCACGAGGTTCATGTAGACTTATCCAATGAGCTTTGGCATATGAAGAATCAGCTGTTAGAAAGCTATCATTTCAGAGACTGA